One stretch of Cheilinus undulatus linkage group 5, ASM1832078v1, whole genome shotgun sequence DNA includes these proteins:
- the lysmd3 gene encoding lysM and putative peptidoglycan-binding domain-containing protein 3 — protein sequence MTNRSQHYGFQSATMVQPANGGHAYLFGNNGSENDLSEEDGESYELRPRGRERLRRSTSRERMEDIIYLTRDIQEGDTLNSIALQYHCSVADIKRANNLLTEQDFFALRSVKIPVRRFSVLTETHSTGPLKPASPTGARHLPQISPVTSLPTESSSDSSSTDSVEGFLLEKDKDIERLVKSTGPSRSSLNEVVSSLTLQQQQPLLGEVEYKPVQRKDPYYGADWGMRWWTAVAIMLVVGIVTPVFYLLYYEVLMKTDVGHHGIPTQAPGNVPPNGIMDHHVGEDNHAGAGPGHHTGHLVNDNSQRHGVDKAGDSEHREHEKT from the exons ATGACCAATAGAAGCCAGCACTATGGGTTCCAGTCAGCCACCATGGTGCAGCCTGCCAATGGCGGTCATGCCTATCTGTTTGGGAACAATGGCTCAGAGAATGACCTGTCagaagaggatggagagagCTACGAGCTGCGGCCACGCGGCCGAGAGAGGCTACGGAGGAGCACGTccagagagaggatggaggacaTTATCTACCTGACTAGAGACATACAGGAGGGCGACACTCTCAACAGCATCGCCTTGCAGTACCATTGCTCA GTGGCTGATATAAAGCGTGCCAACAACCTCTTGACAGAGCAGGACTTCTTTGCCTTGCGGTCGGTCAAGATCCCTGTGAGGCGCTTTAGTGTACTCACTGAAACCCACAGCACTGGACCTCTCAAACCCGCATCGCCCACAGGTGCCAGGCACCTTCCTCAGATCTCCCCAGTTACCTCTCTCCCTACCGAGTCTTCCTCAGACTCCTCTTCTACCGACAGCGTGGAAGGATTCCTCCTAGAGAAGGACAAGGACATTGAGCGGCTGGTGAAATCCACAGGTCCGTCTCGAAGCAGCCTGAACGAGGTTGTGTCATCTTTAACGCTGCAGCAACAGCAGCCACTGCTGGGAGAGGTGGAGTATAAACCAGTACAGAGGAAGGACCCTTATTATGGGGCAGACTGGGGTATGAGATGGTGGACGGCTGTGGCCATCATGCTAGTTGTTGGCATTGTCACGCCTGTGTTTTATCTCCTGTATTATGAGGTTCTCATGAAAACTGACGTCGGACATCATGGCATTCCTACACAAGCTCCTGGAAACGTTCCTCCTAATGGAATAATGGACCATCATGTTGGAGAAGACAACCATGCAGGGGCTGGACCTGGACACCATACTGGACACTTGGTTAATGATAATTCACAGAGACATGGTGTGGACAAAGCAGGGGACAGTGAACACAGGGAACATGAGAAAACATAA